A single region of the Nicotiana sylvestris chromosome 6, ASM39365v2, whole genome shotgun sequence genome encodes:
- the LOC104222719 gene encoding uncharacterized protein, whose amino-acid sequence MAGREVREYTNLTDPKDKKFGKGKGDRIDDEEITFQRMVSKMQEVAGERGGYLHGRGALDSDDLLYLKEQMEAEEDAERLLRRTEKRAFQAFKKAVADSSPASIPLPLRVEPKPKSGIRQQDLLKRVLEVKPKKQKVSTASDGSNSPASTQAAPSNNTDSNQEKQKEPLPARSTDMGDETIADNPMKSLLVAYESSDED is encoded by the exons ATGGCTGGCAGAGAAGTTCGAGAATACACCAATCTCACCGATCCTAAAG ATAAGAAATTCGGGAAAGGGAAGGGAGACAGGATAGATGACGAGGAAATCACTTTCCAACGCATGGTTTCAAAG ATGCAAGAGGTTGCTGGGGAACGTGGAGGCTACCTTCATGGGAGAGGCG CCCTGGACAGTGATGACTTGCTTTATCTGAAGGAGCAGATGGAAGCCGAGGAGGATGCTGAACGCCTTCTGAGACGTACCGAAAAACGTGCATTCCAAGCATTCAAG AAAGCTGTAGCTGATTCTTCACCAGCGTCAATTCCCCTGCCGCTTCGTGTTGAGCCCAAGCCAAAGAGTGGGATTAG GCAGCAAGATTTACTTAAAAGGGTTTTAGAAGTCAAACCTAAGAAGCAGAAAGTTTCTACCGCATCTGATGGGAGTAATTCCCCAGCAAGCACACAGGCTGCTCCAAGTAATAACACTGATTCTAATCAGGAGAAGCAGAAAGAGCCCCTGCCAGCTAGATCAACAGACATGGGAGATGAAACAATTGCAGATAATCCAATGAAAAGCTTGCTAGTAGCATATGAGAGTTCAGATGAAGATTGA